The sequence TGACCTAATTTTAGTTGCTGTTTGAGAAGGaatgaaaacaaaaatggattttttatttttgttttgtttttgttttgtttttttatatatgattatgaACACATATCATAGATGGTAAATAAAGAGAATACAAAATATGCTGGGCATTCCCACCGATCACAAAAATGGGATCTGTTGGTCATATAGCTGGGGGTTATTTTATATGTTGATATTCTTAAATTAGTTGCTTTTTCTCCCCACAACACAAAatcatttatttagtttttctAATCTCATTTTATCTCAGGGTCGGTAAGCAACGGCTGCGAGAAGCTAAAACGCAAGCAGTAGACTATCTCATCCTGTTAATTGCTGGTGCATGCTTGGGATCACTGACCAAGGCAAATGATATGACCTTTGGATTTGGTGCTTATACATATACAATAATTGCTGTTTGTAAGTTCTTAAATTTTTGGGCTCACTTATACTATTTTAACTAATTGTTCATCTTTTTATGTACCAACATGGACATTTCTTGACCCCTGTTCAAAAGCTACAAAAAAATTTTCACTTCCTTCTCATGACATGACTTGCTCAACATTCACCTACTCTATCTGTGGTTCTCATTCTTGCTTCAAGGTTTCTAACTTGTCAAATTTCAGCTTTATTGTGCAAGATCGCGGCTTTAAGATCATTTTCTCTCGACAAATTACAATACTGGAGGGAGAGTGCTTCTGGCATTAGTAGCCTAGCCCATTTTGTGTCCAAAGACACCGTCGACCTATTCAATACCCTGATAAAACCTGTGGTCTATCTTTCAATGTTTTACTTCTTCAGCAATCCAAGATCTTCCTTTGCATATAACTACGTCGTCTTGCTCTGCCTTGTTTACTGTGTTACTGGTATTGGCTATGTGCTGGCCATCTTTCTTGAACCTGGTCCCTCTCAGCTGGTAAATTGATTGCTCTATCTGAATAACTATTATCATTATAGTTTGATTTTCCATAAGAATGACGAATTCAACAATTCATGCAGTGCTCGGTATTACTTCCTGTCGTTTTGACTCTCATCTCGACTCAGACGAATGGGAGCAAATTCGTGAAAATTTTAGCAGATTTTTGTTATCCAAAGTGGGCTTTAGAAGCATTTGTTATCGCAAATGCAGAACGGTAGGTTGCAACATCTACTAGTGTCcttgattttatgatatttagACTAGCTTTTCTTACTTGTATGTTTGAATTTCAGGTACTATGGTGTGTGGCTATTAACCCGTTGTGGTTCATTACTCAAGTATGGGTACAATGTTCATCATTGGATTCTTCGTTTATTCACACTAATTCTTGCTGGCATAATCTGTCGTGCCATCGCTTTCATTGGTATGGTAACACTCCAAAAAAAGTGAGTCGAAGCATTGAGCATTTTGGGCTGAtcttcagtgttttttggttaAATAATTTTCATCTACCTCCTTTGCAAAAACCAAATGTTGATGAATTTGATAGACCTGCATAAGAACGTACATTCATGTTAAGAGACGATACATACTGTAAATAAAACCAACTGCTTCAAGTGATGGATTAACTGGTTGCCGCAAAATTGATCCGTGGAGGCAATGTTTATCAACAGCAGCACACCCCAAGCCAAGCCACAAGACTGGACTGGACCTAAACGGTTCGACTATCGTGTATGGATGAGCTTATGATAGATGACAATGTGAAAGttgaaattataattttgtAGGATTATACTATTTGAGACTAGAATTATTTTTTTCCTGATAAAGATCACGTTTTCTCGGTTTAGATAcgtatgatttttatgttttttttttcccgcTTTAGACACAAAATTGATGATcactcatttaaaaaaaaaatattttgttgatCACACATTCACACTTTGACTTTTCATACTTTCAAATTAAGAGGAGGTCTCGGTCCGAatgaaaactaatatttttaatatgaaaaataataatttttaatgaatCAGTCGAGAATAGGAAATCCGTTATATTTTCTCATTAGAATTTTTGTGTTCCGTCCAAATTTGTCCAAGGTTCAAGGTGAAAGAACAACGAAGTAGACAGCAATGAATGGAGGTAGAGTAATTGCGTTGATCCATATTACTATAAAGTCATCCTACTTTTGACGTGCAATGGCCTATAAACTGTAATGGGCTTATGATTTATATTCAGACAAAACACAAGTGATGTAGTGATGATATATCAATCCACCAAGGTCACCCCAACCAGACGTACTGTAGTGTTTGGACAAAAAGCActctcaattttttctttacaaaattttaaaattttgttaaaaaaaaaaattaagaaatgcTTATCAGAAGCTCTCTCAAAAACTAATATGTTGTCAATCCTGGAAAAATGCAGAAAACGTAACACAAGACTGGAAGTATTCTCACCAAGGAAGATGAAAGTGATCATCGAAACTAAAGATAAATTTATCTACACTAACTGAACAATCAAATTCATTACAACCAACGATCTTCTAAAGAAGAATCAGTTGAATATTCACGTTATTTTCCTCTTCTTTCCTACAAAATCCTGTGTtcaggcaaaaaaaaaaaaacagagtaAGAAAAAGTCGTCCTGTATGTTACACTGTAAAGTAACACCACATTCATCTTCCTAGCAGCATGATTGAGGCACGAAACTGGGACTACCGTGGATGTTTTTCCAAAAGCAAGAGCCAAAGCTCGGTTGAAATGCTTCTAACGAGCCCATTTCTGATTTGACAAGATAATTGAACTGGAACAGTGCAACGATTTTGTACTGTGAAAGGCCATATCAATTGAGATTCGGGAGCTCTAGCAGGAAACTATCCCACCCCTGTAAATCATACTTCATGGTGAGCTACCACCCATCTAATAATGTAAGTTTAAACTTTCGGAAATGCTTGTGTGATTAGATGTATCATACACAAAAGAGAGAAAAGAGGGACATTACCCAAATAGATGTCAGTATCAGGAGGTTTTCATTTCCAAACAGCTTCCCCAAGAAACTGAAGAGCAGGAACACCTCTGATTTCTACATCAACGAGAGGCGCCTGGACCAGTTTCAAGCTAGAGAGCTCTGGATCGTTCTGAATAATGCCTAAAGCTCGTGTTTGATCCTGAAAAATGTAGACTGTTTATTTAATATGACACGATAAGTGGTCAAAAGAAGGGCAAACTGCTACCAATTTTCATAGCATACAAACATGCCCAAGCTGGGGAAGCAAAAAAGGGGGCTTTCTAAATAAACGAAACAAGTTCAATTTCTAAACAAACTTTTAGCGAGTACGCAATTAGTCCTGCACTCATCAATCAAGCTACAATCATAAGTTAAGAGTTACAAGTTTAATTTCGCGAACGAATGCTCAGAGAGCACATATTTACTCTTCTGTACTAATCAATCGAGCTACAATCATAAGTTCGAGGTCATAAGTTCGAGGTTGCTGAAGGACAAATTGTTATAACAGTTAAACATTTGAATACAGCTGAACTGAATAGCAAAGGACGAACTCAAATTCAATTCCTTAAAACATGCATTAGCATGAGTCACGACTCCTACCATAGAGATTACCGTAAAAAAGAAAGTTAAAAGTTTTTCATACCTTTCTCTTCATTGCGCAGAACTTGCAGTCAGAGGCAGACGGAGGAAGAATTTGGTTGACAACTAGCCTCTTGACTGGAACACTTTCTTTCTTCAAGGACGCACATAATCTTGATGATTCACTGATGGCCATCACCTAAACCACAGCAACTttggtttaatttttattttttagtacaATTTAGGGGAGGGATATTCTAACGTGGCTTTATACCCATGCCTCTCCCTTGATTAGAAAAGATTAATAGAAAAAATGTGTTTCGCTACCCATTAAATTCACAAAACACATGATTTTGTTTTCTGTAGGATAAAAAGTTTAACATAATTCTTTACAGATTTTTCACAGCATTAGTACAAAACTTCCGAATATGTTTAAGCCTGTCAATACCGTGGGAATTGTTACAATGACAAACTCTGTTGAGTTGGTGTCACGGAAAAGCTCTCTCACTTTTATCATTCTCTCCCTTAATTTCTCCAATTTGTCAGCCTGGAAAACAAAGGCTGAAATCAGCAATTCAACATAATAGACAGCATGTTGGGAGCATTTAAACAAATCGAGCTTACAGCATCTTGCCGGTTTTCTTCCTGGACAAAGAGAGATTTTATGGCCGAAGTAGCTGAAGTTATTTTCTGCCTCAACTGTAACAAGCATGAACCATAAAAATCTAAAAGCTGGTAAATAAAAGAGGTGGAAAATAGCTTAATGCTGTGTTTTCTGCTGTAAGTGCATCTAGTTTTTTCCCCACTGGGAACAAACTACATACATTATAATTAAGGCCAACCTAAATAATTTTACCTTCAAAATCTTTCCGATAGAAGCATCCAAAAAGTCTGGCAATGACAAGAGGCGCAATGTATGACCCTGTAGCATAGCCACTCAGTATGAATAATTTTTTGTCAGAATAATAAAATGAACTGAAATCTTGTCTCTCTTACCGTGGGGGCGGTATCAAACACTATTCGAGTAAACATATTGTACTCTGCTGATTCAAGAAATTGAATAACCTGGCAAGTATTTATTGAATTAGCAACTATTCAgagaaaaaaaatgtaaaacctATCAAAATCAGCAAcactttataatttaaaataatacatgCCTTTGAAATTGCAATAGCTTCATCTAGACCAGGAGGCGGTGTATCCAGCAACTCTCCAAGCTTTAGTTCCCCAAGCTATTCCCACAGAAATTGTGAAGTTAATAAACCACCAGAGGAATGAAATGAAGCAAGGATTTTTTTCCTTTGTTCTTGAGAATGCTTCAAACCAAAAGTGCATTTGATATAGAAGCTGCTCTTATAAAATGCTCTTCTTTATAAACAATTAAAGTTGGAtcagatttttattttgtttaaataaaTGCTAAGAAAAACAAAATCAGAAAATGTGACTTTTCGAGCTTCCTCTTGAGATtctctttaaaaaataaaaaaaataaaaaaacactcTGTTACATTATtaaataagaaaacataaaacaccttctgttttattttttaaagtaaCATATATGAACTGTTTTCTCAAACTAAATGCTTCTTTAACCAAACTCGGCATAAGTAATAGCCTTGGATAAAACGTTGAAACAACTACTCTTATCCAGCAAGATTGATAAGAATGAATGACATGTGAAAAGGCATTGCCTTTGTCCATCAATTCAAAGGTGCAAATTCAACAGCACCTAGAACTGTAGTTCATCAATGAGTAATGCATTCGCAAAACTAGACTTAAAGATTAAAtgaattcttttaaaaaaatgtacGTCTGAAGTAGGAAAAAGGcacccatttttttttaaatgtaaaaGCACCCATTTCAAGAAACTGACAATATAAGAACAAGTGGCGATTTGGCAAGGTAAAAATTTGTAAAGCTATAATCCATCCAAAATGCATTATAAGTATTCAACCACAAATaacatttttaagttttaaaaaatatcatagCAGTTCGTTTCCATAACCAAGTCTCTAACATAGATCAAATaacatttttaagttttaaaaaatatcatagCAGTTCGTTTCCATAACCAAGTCTCTAACATAGATATTAAACTTTATGGATGAGCAACATGTCACATacatatttattgaattatcaGGTTGAACGAACTGCAGAGCATCATTATGACCAGGGTCACGGATTACCTGATCTGCAATAATACCAAGCCCCATTCCATCCATGAAATCTTTTACCCCACTTCCACCATTTTTCTGACTGACGTTTCGAAATTCTTCCCTCGCTTTTTCAGGGTTTATCTGCCACAGCAATGCATTCAATTTTTGCTAATTGTGCACAAGACTAAAAGGATCTTCTCAAAAAGAACTGTAGTTTATCAAGATTTATCATAGCTAGAGAAAACTACTCCTCTCACCTCAAGGGCAAAAAGTGGAGAAATGGGACCCTCAACAGGTACTAACGTCCCGCCAGTTAAATCCTGAAAACGAAGTCCAAAAAAATTCACATTCAAAACCTCAGCGATGAAATCCTGCTGTTTTGAGATAAATATGAACACTTATAACCTGGGCGAAGGAATCACTCAAGGAATGTGCAGGATCAGTTGAAACCACTAGGGTGGGATGACCATTATTTGCAAATTTAACAGCAAGTGATGCAGCACAGCTCGTCTTTCCAACTCCTCCTTTTCCACCAAGCATGTAATATTTGCGTTGTGTTCCAGAGACCATTTCGTCAAAGCCAGCAACAGATTCCGTGGGAGCAGCAACTGATCTAACTGCCAAAATATAATTTAAGTGATAAGCGGCTGTACCCCCTCAATTAACCAAAAAGGAAACACTGGCATGTTATAAATGACCAAGATTATTCCAACCTGTTTCACAATTCCAGCCTTTTTACTTTCTACACCGAATCACATCTAATAGCTTTTTCAAACACTCTTTTAGCTAATTACTTCACCTAAAACTCCCTCCAACGATTTAAGGGATAAAACTAAATGGAATACGATCACTTAGTCCTTTGTCATGAAACCCACTTATCTGCAGCTTTCAACCTTCTTCATGTTTATAAGCTAAACTACTTCCATTAAACAAATTTTCTGTAGAATAACGTAAATTTAACCAAATACATAACTAATTCCATCGACTCAGTAAAAATGTCCGGTTGCTACGCAGAATTCCCCAATTCAAGTTACCACGAAATGGATTTGAagcaatatattttattttaaatccaTCATTTCAAATTAGTTGACTGTTTGGATGTACAAAATTCAATTCGACTCGGTATCATTTCAGTAGTCTACCCATGATCCATCTATCAAATTCTTCCCAGTTCCCAAAATCAAATTCATCCAGCCAAGGGCGGCCTTAACATTCTTGGCTCAACCACATAGCAGTATTGCTAGTAGTATTCATCAATTCAAGAAACCTTTTTGGGCCATCCCAGTGAAAGATAACCAAAAATATGTACATAAACTCCTTAATATTACTCCATACAGCAAGAGAAACAAAGACAAATAAACTCATTACACAGTACACACTACCAATACACAACAAAAATGGAAATTCATCGACAACCCATATGCAATCCAATAAAGAAACAATAATTTTTCACCTTGAAAATTTCCCCGGGGCATCTTTCCGGCAATAGAGATAGTCACAAAGCTCGAGCTACCACTTGACTTGAATTTCGAGAAAGATGCAAGACGGGGTGTCTTGAATAAGTGAGAATGACGATAATAATAGCTAACCATAATCGCCATAGGCTTTAAAGATGCATAATTTGCAATGGAATTCGTAGCAAAAGGACAAGAAGCCATTCGAGTAGCAACGAGAAACTACGGGTCCGCGAGCATTATACGGTAGTAGCCTTGTGTATATATGTTAGGGATCAACCCGTTGCTAGGATGACCCGACCCGTTCACCTTCGAATCTTTTTAATgacataaataattataattttatacgGTGAAAACAAACGTGGtcatcattttaatttttcagaattggtattgacattcaaatccgaaaaaaaaaattaaacattaaCCATGAAAAAACAAATGTTCTAGGTATAACCTAAAATTTTCATACTTGATTTAAGCATTTTTGATAAGTTAGTGTTTTTTATTCACACTTGAATttaaatatacataaaaaaatatttatattattgtatttttttaatgtgaatttattaatatatttttcatatcaaattgtttccaaaaaaaaaaagactaatACTTTAATATGGATaggaaaattaataatttattaatattttgaaatttattgtatTTGAGTAAATAATTTCTTGATGAGTAagatataaatatatttgaaaaatagtGAGATACTTATCTAtagattttaaataattatatattttttacacCTTTTATAAATAGAATaactttgaaaaataaaatgggtgtttacttgaatttattaaaataattggacTTAAATGCAATTTTACTATAGggttaaaattgattttttttagctGAATCACGTATCAGTTAAACTATTtacaatagttcatgtacccATTTATTATTTTATCGATAATTTATgtatcaaaatgaattttattctttaataatttataaatttgatggatttttattatcttactatttgattatattattgtaaaTGGTATGGATTAGTTGAAAATTTCATTTTGTCCacaatttaattttgttttgattatatatatatatatatatatattatatttacaaAATTACCGTTTTTTTCTTTCactgttttttaaaattttcaattttaaaaataaatcgtAAAAGGCACGCAACGCGTGCTTCTGTGTGCTAGTAGTATCTATTACTATTTATTAAGGCTTAGACATGTATACTAACGGTCATAGTACGAGAGAGACAcaccaaaattttatttcaaatttaacCCCAATTTTATATTTGCAGCGTAGATTTTGTAAAAGGGCTAACCGGTCATTTGCAAACTTCTCCACTCAACCTTCCCATTTTCTCTTCACCGTGTGACTAGGGATGGCAATTAGACCCGCCCCCGCATCAAACTCGCCCCGACGGGGCGGGTCTAAACCCGCCAAAGCGGGTTCATAAGCGGGTCcggggcgggtctcgggtttggccaaacccgccccagacccgccccgccaaagtttatatatatataaatttaaaatattcatgtatatatataaatataaaatatatatgtaatattaataatatataattatattattatactaaataattaatattttatccataatttgaatgtgtaatattattggattgaaatgaatttattttattatgatatgtttagtataaaaataaatcattataatgttttttagctaataaatattaattaattacaagttaataaatttaaaattttgagaataatttcttttttgtcttaaatattaaaaatctatatttgaaattaaatttaatgatatttgttaatttttaaactttttatttttttattttaataaatttaaaattatttaatttatggcggatccaacgggtctaacccgaattggacccgccgggttcgcggggcggggcggggcgggccCAAATGGAGGCGGGGCGGGTCCCCGGTTTAGCCAAATCCGCCCCAGACCCGCCCCGTTGGCATCCCTACGTGTAACGGTTTCCATTGATATATTCATTTTCTCTTCggttttaatgttttaattttttttttgtgaagtgggaacccgcagccgctaccttcggtgcgcactgggtaaacccccgaactaacgcaatagcttACAAACTACGTTATCCTGGTAAACCACACTAGGACAAGCCTtgtgtgacaggctagtccaagaaggtgttggtagggggaatcgaactcctgacctcTGGCCAAGAGTTCACATATTCCAACAGTTTGGACATCCCCTTAGGTGCTTTAATGTTTTATTATATTCAGGGAAAATTACGCTTTCAATCCTCTAATTTgtacatttttcatttttggtcctgttaaaagtaaatttgcaattttagtcctggaacttgcattattttttttttatttttggtcctattaacattgaattcgcatttttagtcttgtaactttcatgaatttttattttaagtcttGTTAACACcgaatttacaattttagtcatgtaacttgcattctttttcatttttagtccagtttacatataattttcatttttttttatcttgtaacttctatatatttttatttttagttatattatcgatgaatttatatttttaattcaataaatttcatatttttattcataatatattatgatttacatattttaaaacttttaaaatttaaatgaataaaaaaaattgaactaaaaattattcgaaatttttttacactaaatgtcatcttataaaatacaaaatataaataaaaatattaatttaatatgaaATCATTTTTCGGTTTAGtttttatgtatataatataaaatcgaaccatataattttattttatttttaatcatattaaaGAGGAATTCAATGGTCTTTTTAacacttaatttttatttttaatcatattaaagacggatttttatttttataccatgtaatttgtaatttttcattttttatttatatttctacCAAAAATTGTTTGTGACAAGCATAGATTACGTGAGTACTTAACCTTTGGTTAAAACAAAAAAACCATAAATccaaactcaagaaacaaaatacaaaacgaaaattgaattttggtcggatataaaatttaaattaaaaaatttcgatttcatattatatatcaaaactaAACCCAAAAAAACACGATTCACATTATATTAATAcgtttatttatattatgtattttataagatAATATTTAGTG comes from Henckelia pumila isolate YLH828 chromosome 4, ASM3356847v2, whole genome shotgun sequence and encodes:
- the LOC140864798 gene encoding ATPase GET3B-like isoform X2, with protein sequence MASCPFATNSIANYASLKPMAIMVSYYYRHSHLFKTPRLASFSKFKSSGSSSFVTISIAGKMPRGNFQVRSVAAPTESVAGFDEMVSGTQRKYYMLGGKGGVGKTSCAASLAVKFANNGHPTLVVSTDPAHSLSDSFAQDLTGGTLVPVEGPISPLFALEINPEKAREEFRNVSQKNGGSGVKDFMDGMGLGIIADQVIQFLESAEYNMFTRIVFDTAPTGHTLRLLSLPDFLDASIGKILKLRQKITSATSAIKSLFVQEENRQDAADKLEKLRERMIKVRELFRDTNSTEFVIVTIPTVMAISESSRLCASLKKESVPVKRLVVNQILPPSASDCKFCAMKRKDQTRALGIIQNDPELSSLKLVQAPLVDVEIRGVPALQFLGEAVWK
- the LOC140864798 gene encoding ATPase GET3B-like isoform X1, with amino-acid sequence MASCPFATNSIANYASLKPMAIMVSYYYRHSHLFKTPRLASFSKFKSSGSSSFVTISIAGKMPRGNFQVRSVAAPTESVAGFDEMVSGTQRKYYMLGGKGGVGKTSCAASLAVKFANNGHPTLVVSTDPAHSLSDSFAQDLTGGTLVPVEGPISPLFALEINPEKAREEFRNVSQKNGGSGVKDFMDGMGLGIIADQLGELKLGELLDTPPPGLDEAIAISKVIQFLESAEYNMFTRIVFDTAPTGHTLRLLSLPDFLDASIGKILKLRQKITSATSAIKSLFVQEENRQDAADKLEKLRERMIKVRELFRDTNSTEFVIVTIPTVMAISESSRLCASLKKESVPVKRLVVNQILPPSASDCKFCAMKRKDQTRALGIIQNDPELSSLKLVQAPLVDVEIRGVPALQFLGEAVWK